One window from the genome of Kaistella carnis encodes:
- a CDS encoding RagB/SusD family nutrient uptake outer membrane protein, with the protein MKKYNLKLNKNLKGIFAVASFAFLLATATGCSEDRLDQQPFNEVPEETIFTSQALVEQAVNGMYNAAQIGDYAGAGRGYPFGAAYQIQNDMRGEDMVSTATFFQNTYISAINGAAALNNIYYWLDTYRLINRANLLIEGIDKAVAAGTVSAADTDKFKGEALFFRAISHFEMLKHFSRPIQLTGSDLFDYGVPYMLKGSTNLQDALENANVDRENVGVTYGKVLADLDAAEILLANQYTVYRISKEAAIAYKTVVKLHQRDWAGVITEANKLDGKFTMEPDPNTPWANNSGNKESIFSIENTDTNNPTVNGALPSMHAGRNLIAISPVLWNKAMWLATDKRRSANMVLTPASGATAGRKYSLKYKDTTTRKDAAPIIRYAEVLLNRAEAKARLGDATYLADLNAVRNRSLANPATEAYTAASFGTMVSQVDAILTERRIEFVAEGKRWGDIHRLINDDLAPTAGVPQKYKNGVPKATDYTIGTPYVFGSGDVGAIPYTDRRFLWPIPDAQVNVNPTLKAQQNKGW; encoded by the coding sequence ATGAAAAAATATAATTTAAAACTTAATAAAAACTTGAAAGGTATTTTTGCCGTCGCAAGTTTTGCATTTCTGCTTGCTACTGCTACAGGGTGTAGCGAAGATCGATTAGATCAACAGCCTTTCAATGAAGTCCCGGAAGAAACGATCTTCACAAGTCAGGCGCTCGTAGAACAGGCCGTGAATGGAATGTACAATGCCGCTCAAATAGGAGATTATGCGGGTGCCGGTAGAGGCTATCCTTTTGGCGCAGCATATCAAATACAAAATGATATGCGTGGCGAAGATATGGTGAGTACCGCAACCTTCTTCCAAAATACCTATATCTCTGCAATTAATGGAGCAGCAGCTCTTAATAATATTTATTACTGGCTGGATACTTACCGATTGATCAATCGTGCGAACTTATTGATTGAAGGTATTGATAAGGCGGTGGCAGCAGGAACCGTTTCCGCTGCAGATACCGATAAGTTTAAGGGAGAAGCTCTGTTTTTTAGAGCAATTTCTCATTTCGAAATGCTTAAACATTTTTCAAGACCCATTCAGCTGACGGGTTCAGATTTATTTGATTACGGAGTTCCGTATATGTTGAAAGGTTCTACAAATTTGCAGGATGCACTGGAAAATGCAAATGTTGATAGAGAAAATGTAGGCGTTACTTATGGTAAAGTTTTAGCAGACTTAGACGCTGCGGAAATACTTTTAGCGAACCAATATACCGTTTACAGAATTTCTAAGGAAGCTGCGATTGCCTATAAAACGGTAGTAAAATTACACCAGAGAGATTGGGCGGGAGTAATAACTGAAGCCAATAAATTGGATGGTAAATTTACCATGGAACCAGATCCAAATACCCCTTGGGCTAATAATAGCGGAAACAAAGAAAGTATCTTCTCTATTGAAAATACTGACACGAATAACCCAACCGTGAATGGAGCATTGCCGTCTATGCACGCTGGTCGTAACTTGATCGCGATTAGTCCTGTGCTTTGGAATAAAGCAATGTGGCTTGCTACAGATAAAAGACGGTCTGCAAATATGGTACTCACGCCTGCTTCCGGCGCAACGGCCGGTCGTAAATATTCTCTTAAATATAAAGATACGACTACACGCAAAGATGCAGCTCCGATCATTAGATATGCTGAAGTATTACTGAATCGTGCAGAAGCAAAAGCCAGATTGGGTGATGCTACATATTTAGCTGATTTAAACGCGGTACGAAACAGATCATTAGCAAACCCCGCTACAGAAGCATATACTGCTGCGAGTTTCGGAACAATGGTTTCCCAGGTCGATGCAATTTTAACAGAAAGAAGAATCGAATTTGTAGCAGAAGGGAAAAGATGGGGAGATATTCACCGTCTGATCAATGATGATTTAGCCCCAACTGCAGGTGTTCCACAAAAATATAAAAATGGCGTACCTAAAGCAACTGATTATACCATCGGAACTCCATATGTATTTGGATCAGGTGATGTGGGAGCAATTCCTTACACCGACAGAAGATTCTTATGGCCAATACCGGATGCTCAGGTCAATGTAAATCCTACCCTAAAAGCGCAGCAAAATAAAGGTTGGTAG
- a CDS encoding SusC/RagA family TonB-linked outer membrane protein, which yields MNVKLKILSVGVAFFVTQNLSAQQDSAKVQDIDEVIVVGYGVQKKSEVTAAISQVKGSEIANLNTPTFEAQLAGRASGVQVTTNSGILGDAPRIRIRGVNTISSGASPLYVVDGIPIFSGDTGGGYTGSNALSDINPNDIESMEILKDGAATAIYGSRAANGVVLITTKKGKNGKFVFNYNNMMSFATPVKYFDLLHTPDFLAISAEKTVAAGLAPDYWANGSEFDTDWQKAITRSTLQQDHYISFGGGTAKGKYFFSLGYANQEGIIVGNSMDRFTVRANADQKLTDWLEIGGSMSAARTRYDGLNNGQSSLSGAMYNALRQLPNTPIYDPSTPTGYNIYTQGTVSVVGPWDNNSFIANNITNIAYVLNNNINNSKLTRFIGDVYTNVKVTDWLTYRFQGSADNSITDGRLYWNKIHGDGFSSNGVVEGNNLNMLRWNIQNMLTANKAFGQHSLNLTLVQEYLEQKSDYIVAGGSGLPDDYFGQGGPISNSMTVQTSGGSVNGNSLSSYLGRFNYNFAKKYFVQASLRTDGLSKLPYANRWGTFPGVSVGWTVSNENFMQSINSTVSDFKLRASYAKVGNTDIGNYPFMSLYGNARYGNNTGLALVQGGNPDLRWETSIKYDYGVDIGLFNNRITINADYFINDQNDIILDRPTDPLVGIPNNFIRQNIGAATNKGFELGLNADVIKRQDFNWSIGGNVSFVQNEVKALIDDKDILFNIDSKRQQVGIIRVGESIRSLYGFEYWGVNTANGNPVYYKADGSLVEQNANTGAYTVFNAATPGVVGAASNLISDDKKILGNTLPKYFGAFNTTVRYKNFDLGALVRFSGGNKILNLTRRDLLGMDFTNNSTEILGRWQSAANPGDGWTPRVIAGKSNYINFDGVATSRFVEDGSFVKIDNISLGYTLPKDLISELGLSGFRIFTTLQNAFTFTKYKGIDPEMEVNGVDFNAAPRQRTVSVGLNASF from the coding sequence ATGAATGTTAAACTAAAAATCTTAAGTGTTGGTGTTGCATTTTTCGTAACCCAAAACTTATCAGCTCAGCAAGACAGTGCTAAGGTTCAGGATATCGACGAGGTGATCGTTGTTGGATATGGTGTACAAAAAAAGAGCGAAGTTACGGCCGCAATCTCGCAGGTGAAAGGATCTGAAATTGCAAACTTAAATACGCCGACTTTTGAAGCCCAGCTAGCAGGTCGCGCAAGTGGAGTTCAGGTTACAACCAATTCAGGGATTTTAGGGGATGCTCCCAGAATCAGAATTAGAGGAGTAAATACCATTTCTTCCGGTGCTTCTCCATTGTATGTGGTAGATGGTATTCCGATTTTTTCAGGTGATACCGGCGGTGGATATACCGGTTCAAACGCTCTTTCCGATATCAATCCAAATGATATCGAATCCATGGAGATCTTAAAAGATGGTGCAGCAACCGCGATCTATGGATCAAGAGCGGCAAACGGCGTTGTCTTAATTACCACTAAGAAAGGTAAAAATGGAAAGTTTGTTTTCAATTACAACAACATGATGAGTTTCGCTACGCCGGTGAAATATTTCGATTTACTGCATACCCCGGATTTTCTTGCAATTAGCGCAGAAAAAACAGTTGCTGCAGGTCTCGCCCCGGATTATTGGGCAAATGGAAGTGAGTTTGATACCGATTGGCAAAAGGCTATTACAAGAAGTACTCTACAACAGGATCATTATATTTCTTTCGGTGGAGGAACTGCAAAAGGAAAATACTTTTTCTCCTTGGGGTATGCCAACCAGGAAGGAATTATTGTAGGAAACAGTATGGATCGTTTCACCGTTCGTGCAAATGCCGATCAGAAATTAACCGACTGGTTAGAAATTGGTGGAAGTATGTCTGCAGCCAGAACCCGTTATGACGGATTAAACAATGGACAGTCTTCTCTGTCTGGAGCAATGTATAATGCGTTAAGACAATTACCAAATACGCCAATTTACGATCCAAGTACGCCAACGGGATATAATATTTATACGCAGGGTACGGTAAGTGTTGTTGGTCCGTGGGATAACAATTCATTTATCGCGAACAACATTACAAATATCGCTTATGTATTGAACAACAATATTAACAATTCAAAGCTTACCAGATTTATTGGAGATGTGTACACCAATGTAAAAGTAACCGATTGGTTGACCTATAGATTTCAGGGAAGTGCAGATAATTCAATTACTGATGGAAGATTGTACTGGAATAAAATTCATGGAGATGGCTTTTCCAGTAACGGTGTAGTTGAAGGGAATAACCTAAATATGTTGAGATGGAATATTCAAAATATGTTAACCGCTAATAAAGCTTTTGGACAACACAGCTTAAACTTAACATTAGTACAGGAATATTTAGAGCAAAAATCTGATTACATCGTGGCTGGAGGAAGTGGTTTGCCGGATGACTATTTCGGTCAGGGTGGCCCAATTTCAAACTCCATGACCGTACAAACCTCCGGAGGTAGTGTGAATGGAAACAGCTTATCTTCCTACCTGGGTCGTTTCAATTATAATTTTGCTAAAAAATATTTTGTTCAGGCTTCCTTGAGAACTGATGGTCTTTCAAAACTCCCTTATGCAAACCGATGGGGAACATTTCCCGGAGTTTCTGTAGGTTGGACGGTTTCTAATGAAAACTTTATGCAGTCTATCAATTCTACGGTGTCAGACTTTAAATTGAGAGCTTCCTATGCAAAAGTTGGAAACACTGATATTGGAAACTATCCATTTATGTCACTGTACGGAAATGCCAGATACGGAAATAACACAGGTCTTGCACTGGTACAGGGTGGTAACCCTGATTTGAGATGGGAAACAAGCATCAAGTATGATTATGGAGTAGATATAGGATTGTTTAATAACAGAATAACTATTAATGCAGATTATTTTATTAATGATCAAAATGATATTATTTTGGATCGACCGACTGATCCTTTGGTGGGAATTCCAAATAACTTTATTCGTCAAAACATCGGTGCAGCAACCAATAAAGGTTTTGAATTAGGTTTAAATGCAGATGTTATTAAAAGACAGGATTTTAACTGGAGTATTGGCGGGAATGTCTCTTTTGTACAAAATGAAGTGAAGGCATTGATCGATGATAAAGATATTTTATTTAATATCGATTCGAAAAGACAGCAAGTTGGAATCATTAGAGTTGGAGAGTCAATTCGTTCACTTTATGGGTTTGAATATTGGGGAGTAAATACTGCAAATGGAAACCCGGTTTACTATAAAGCAGATGGAAGTTTGGTTGAGCAGAACGCAAACACGGGTGCTTACACTGTATTTAATGCAGCAACGCCGGGCGTAGTAGGAGCAGCATCCAATTTAATTTCTGATGATAAAAAGATCCTGGGAAATACATTGCCAAAATATTTCGGCGCATTCAATACCACTGTTAGATATAAAAACTTTGATTTAGGAGCATTGGTAAGATTTAGCGGCGGGAATAAAATTCTCAATTTAACAAGAAGAGATTTATTAGGAATGGACTTTACCAATAACTCTACCGAAATTCTGGGAAGATGGCAAAGTGCTGCAAATCCTGGAGATGGATGGACGCCGAGAGTGATCGCCGGAAAAAGTAATTACATAAACTTTGATGGAGTTGCAACCTCTCGTTTTGTTGAAGACGGCAGTTTTGTGAAAATTGATAATATTAGTTTAGGATATACCTTGCCGAAAGATTTAATCAGCGAGTTGGGTTTAAGCGGATTTAGAATATTTACAACTTTACAAAATGCCTTTACATTTACAAAATATAAGGGAATCGATCCGGAAATGGAAGTGAATGGAGTAGATTTTAACGCCGCGCCAAGACAAAGAACTGTATCTGTAGGTTTAAACGCATCATTTTAA
- the infB gene encoding translation initiation factor IF-2, with translation MPKIRLNKAVKEFNISMTRLVEFLQSKGIEVESNPNAQLEESAYSALEAEFRKDGEQRKASHEVIIAKVPEEKLEIEPSQPEVIRAKASLRPETKILGKIDLDQKKTEAKVEQPAPPAEEPKPVVEKLTTPEKQEFKVLDKIDLSQIEGNKPRSSKKDQPKPQEVPVRKPVAAEPVAEKPAVEAPPAEKAAETPAAKKEEPAASAEPKTADSPDPDRIETVYKKLDGPKILKQTVDLSQFNKPKPSANSSAAKKKRKRIEKPNPTGGATQQGAQGNRPPGQGGNRPPGQGGNRPPVQGGGGNRPGYQGGGNRGPVRRGPNVMPVELTDEQVKNQIKETLEKLTSKAGKNKGAKYRKEKRVYRREQDERQEEIDAADRSLKVTEFITVGELASLMNVSPMEVISACFSLGVMVTMNQRLEADTLLLVADEFGYKIEFSDADVEESALEEDTDTEEDLLFRAPIVTVMGHVDHGKTSLLDYIRKTNVIAGESGGITQHIGAYNVQLENDQRITFLDTPGHEAFTAMRARGAQITDIAIIVIAADDDVMPQTKEAISHAQAAGVPMIIAINKVDKPNSNPDNIRQQLSAMNVLVEEWGGNVQSQEVSAKFGNNMDALLEKVLLQAELLELKANPNKSASGVVIEASLDKGRGYISTILVQAGTLKVGDYILAGKNHGKVKALLDERGKPMEEAGPSIPVTVLGLDGAPTAGDRFRVFADEREAKTIATKREQLQREQSVRTKKHVTLDELGRRIALGDFKELNIILKGDVDGSVEALSDQLQSLSTEEISVKIIHQGVGQITESDVLLAAASDAIMIGFNVRAGVNAKELADREEIEIRTYSIIYKAIDEVKEAMEGMLSPEIKEQVIGNVEIREVFKISKVGSIAGCMVLTGKVTRNSKIRLLRDGIVKFDGELESLKRFKDDVKEVTKGYECGLNIKGYNDIEVGDILEVYEEISVKKKLK, from the coding sequence ATGCCAAAAATTAGATTAAATAAAGCGGTTAAGGAATTTAATATTTCGATGACAAGACTTGTAGAATTTCTGCAGTCAAAGGGAATCGAGGTAGAAAGTAACCCGAACGCTCAATTGGAAGAATCGGCATATTCTGCATTAGAAGCTGAGTTTCGCAAAGATGGGGAACAAAGAAAAGCTTCTCATGAGGTGATAATCGCTAAAGTTCCGGAAGAAAAACTGGAAATTGAGCCATCGCAACCTGAGGTAATAAGAGCCAAAGCGAGTCTGAGACCTGAAACAAAAATCTTAGGTAAAATTGACTTGGACCAAAAGAAAACCGAAGCCAAGGTAGAGCAGCCCGCTCCACCCGCAGAGGAACCAAAACCGGTTGTGGAAAAATTAACCACTCCTGAAAAACAGGAATTTAAAGTTTTGGATAAAATCGATTTGTCGCAGATTGAAGGCAACAAGCCACGATCATCCAAAAAAGATCAACCTAAACCACAGGAAGTTCCTGTGCGAAAACCAGTTGCTGCTGAGCCAGTTGCTGAAAAACCTGCAGTGGAAGCACCACCTGCGGAAAAGGCAGCAGAAACACCTGCAGCAAAGAAAGAAGAACCTGCTGCTTCTGCAGAGCCTAAGACAGCGGACTCACCAGACCCTGACAGAATTGAAACCGTTTATAAAAAATTAGATGGTCCTAAAATTCTGAAGCAAACGGTCGACTTATCTCAATTTAATAAACCGAAACCTTCAGCAAATTCATCCGCTGCCAAAAAGAAAAGAAAACGTATTGAAAAACCAAATCCTACGGGAGGAGCTACTCAACAGGGTGCTCAGGGGAATCGTCCGCCGGGACAAGGTGGCAACCGTCCTCCAGGTCAAGGTGGGAATCGTCCTCCTGTTCAAGGTGGTGGTGGAAATCGCCCTGGATATCAAGGTGGTGGTAACAGAGGTCCTGTAAGAAGAGGTCCGAATGTAATGCCGGTTGAATTAACAGACGAGCAGGTTAAAAATCAAATTAAGGAAACTTTAGAAAAACTGACCAGCAAGGCCGGTAAAAATAAAGGTGCCAAATATAGAAAAGAAAAAAGAGTATACCGTCGTGAGCAAGATGAGCGTCAGGAGGAAATTGATGCAGCAGACAGATCATTAAAAGTGACGGAGTTTATTACCGTAGGCGAATTGGCCTCGTTAATGAACGTAAGTCCAATGGAAGTTATTTCTGCATGTTTCTCTCTTGGAGTAATGGTGACAATGAATCAGCGATTAGAAGCAGATACTTTGTTACTTGTAGCTGACGAATTTGGATATAAAATTGAATTCTCTGATGCTGATGTTGAAGAATCAGCGTTAGAAGAAGATACAGATACTGAAGAGGATTTATTATTCAGAGCGCCAATCGTAACCGTAATGGGTCACGTGGATCATGGTAAAACTTCCTTACTGGATTATATTAGAAAGACCAATGTAATCGCCGGGGAATCCGGAGGAATTACACAGCATATTGGAGCATATAACGTGCAGCTGGAAAATGATCAAAGAATTACGTTCTTAGATACACCAGGTCACGAGGCATTTACCGCGATGAGAGCCAGAGGGGCGCAGATCACTGACATTGCAATTATCGTAATTGCAGCTGATGATGATGTGATGCCACAAACCAAAGAGGCGATTTCTCACGCACAGGCGGCGGGAGTTCCTATGATCATTGCCATCAATAAAGTAGATAAGCCAAACTCTAACCCGGATAATATTCGCCAGCAACTTTCTGCAATGAATGTATTGGTAGAAGAATGGGGTGGTAATGTACAGTCACAAGAAGTATCTGCCAAATTTGGTAACAATATGGATGCTTTACTTGAAAAAGTATTGCTTCAGGCGGAACTTTTAGAATTAAAAGCAAATCCTAATAAAAGCGCAAGTGGTGTAGTAATCGAAGCTTCTTTAGATAAAGGTAGAGGTTATATTTCAACCATTCTTGTACAGGCAGGAACACTTAAAGTGGGTGATTATATTCTAGCAGGTAAAAATCACGGTAAAGTTAAAGCATTGCTTGATGAAAGAGGAAAACCGATGGAAGAAGCAGGACCTTCAATTCCGGTAACCGTATTGGGATTAGATGGAGCACCAACTGCTGGTGATCGTTTCAGAGTTTTTGCGGATGAAAGAGAAGCAAAAACCATTGCAACCAAACGGGAACAGTTACAGCGTGAGCAATCTGTTAGAACGAAAAAACACGTAACGTTAGACGAATTAGGAAGACGTATCGCACTTGGAGATTTCAAAGAATTGAATATTATCTTGAAAGGAGATGTGGATGGTTCTGTAGAAGCACTATCAGATCAGCTTCAAAGTTTATCTACTGAGGAAATCAGCGTTAAAATTATTCACCAAGGCGTAGGACAAATTACTGAGTCAGATGTTTTATTAGCAGCAGCATCAGATGCGATCATGATTGGTTTCAACGTGAGAGCTGGTGTTAATGCGAAAGAATTAGCAGATAGAGAAGAAATTGAAATCAGAACTTATTCTATTATCTATAAAGCGATTGATGAAGTGAAAGAAGCCATGGAAGGCATGCTTTCTCCGGAAATCAAAGAACAGGTAATTGGTAATGTTGAGATTCGCGAGGTGTTCAAAATTTCTAAAGTAGGATCTATCGCAGGATGTATGGTTCTTACAGGAAAAGTAACCCGTAATTCTAAAATCAGATTACTAAGAGACGGAATCGTGAAATTTGATGGAGAACTTGAAAGTTTGAAACGTTTCAAAGATGATGTGAAAGAAGTAACAAAAGGTTACGAATGTGGATTGAACATCAAAGGCTACAATGATATTGAAGTCGGCGACATCTTAGAGGTTTACGAAGAGATTTCAGTGAAGAAAAAGTTGAAGTAA